DNA from Roseimicrobium sp. ORNL1:
TATTGTTATCGTCATTATTACGGAGCTCATCACCAACGGCGCCAAGCACGCCCCCTGTGAGCAGGCCAACCAGGGCGCCGGAGGGACCTCCATCAGCGCTGCAGGAGATGAAGTAAAAGGGCAGTATGAGCAGCAGAACGCGGGCGGTGCCTTTCATGTAATGAGTGGTTGATGTTGAATTCGGAAACTGGGAGTTTTGGTTACGATTTGGGAGAAAATCGTCCCGCTTTAGAGGCGGGCTTGTGCGGTAATCATCTTGAACGCATTGCCGTCGTACTGCTTGAGCTGCTGGTTCTGGCGCTCGAAGGCCTCACCAGAGGTCGCGCTGGCCAGGATCATCTCCTTGGAAGCGTAGTGTTTACCGATGGCAATGCGGGGCCGGCCGGTGGATTCGTGGTAGTACACGAACGAGCCGTACGGATCGGATTTCATTTCTGAAGGGTCAGGGAACGCTGCCACCTGCCGCTTCGTGATAGAAGGCACGCGGAAGCCCTCGGACATCGCCTCCACATCCCGCTGGTCGGGCTGCTTCAGCATGAACATGATGCGCGAGTTGCCGATCACCGAGGACCGCACCGGGTGGTCCTTGATGCGCTGGAACTGCTGGATGATGGAGAACACCCAGGTGGAGTATTTACGCATACGTTCGTAGTACTCACGCGTGATACGCTCACCGTCCGGCATGGCCAGGAAGGCGGAAAGCTCTTCCAGAATCACGCGCTTGCGGATGTTTCGCGGGCGCCGCATGATCTCCTTGCGGACGTCATTCGTGATCATGAACGCCGCCACATCGCGCAATTCCTTCGCGGACTCAGGGATGAACGAAAGCTCGAAATGGACGACCTTCTTGGTGAGGTCCACATTGTTGACCCCGTCAAGAATCGCGCCGTAGCGACCATTCCTGCCCCAGGGTTCGAGCAGCGTGCGAAGCAACCCGAGATCTTCATGAGCGCGGCGCTGACGGCTCTCCAGATTGAGCATTTCCACAAACTGTCCGTGAGTCGGCATGTCCTCCGCGGACATGAGGGTATAAGCCAGGGACATCAGTTCTGTCCGCTGGCCGGGGTCGTTCATGAAGTCCTCCACCTGGGCGGCATCTAAATCAGACTCCCTCAACCCGACCGCATTGCTGTCGCCTTCGAGGCAGGCATTGGAGTAATCCAGCCAGCAGTCCGCAATGGTGGTGCCACGGGGAAGGTGCTTGGCGCCCCATTCACGCGCGGCAAAGCAGCGGCGCGCCGCCTCATAACGCTCTTCGGGATGACGCATGGCCCAGGACTCGAACTGATCCTGGTACAAGCGCTCCACCTGCTTGGAGAGCAGCGCCTGTCGCACGCGGTCCTTGTCCACATCCTTGGGCGGGCCCGCCATGAGGTGTGCCACCGCAGTGGCCCCACCGAGCTGGTCTGGACTCAGCGGCAGACCACGCGTGTCAAAGTAGTTGAAGGTAAGGTTGCCGTTCGGCTGGACGATGATGGGCTCACAGCCATACAACCGGGTGAACAAGTTGTAGGACAGGCCCTCCTCCACGATCGCCGTGAAGTCATAATACGGCGCAGTCTGCGTGAGCAGGTCGATGGTGAACACGCTCTTGCCCGCACCGGAGGCGCCGAACATGATGCCGTGCTCAGGACGCTGCGCGCCCTTCTTACCGACGAACGTCACGCAACCCATGAGCGCGCCACGCGGTCCGTCGTAAATCGCTTCCGCTTCTTCGAGGTCACCTGTCGGCGTGCTGGAGATGGGCAGCAGGTCCGCGAGGTTGACGTCTTCGACGTAAAGCTTGAAGTCGTTATAGGGCGACCACGACCAACCAGGCATGGTGAGCTGCCAGTAATTTTTCACCGAGGTGGGCAGCGTAGGCTCATAGGCCTGGGCGCCACCCAGCTTCAGGATGGAGCTCTTCACGGCAGCGAGTTTGCCATTGCAGCCGTCCTCCGTGCGATCCCACACGCGCACCAGCAGGTGCACGCGGTAGGGCACCACTTCGTTGGTCGCCAGGCGACGGACACGGGTGCGCAGCTTGGCAATGGTCGCCTCAATGGACGCCGTGATTTTGCCGCGCTCATACTTGGCCAAACGGGACTCCGTCTCGACACGGTCCTTCTCCACGTCGCCGGCCTCGATGTTCACGGAGATCTGGTAGTCCATGATGTCGAGCTGCGTCAGCAGCCGCATCATGCCGATGTAGGTGAACTTCGGCAGGGTCTTCAACACGCAAACCCCCTGATAAAAGCCATCCAGCTTGAACATGGAGGACTTCATGTTCAGCGGAGCGGCATCTCCGTTGAAACACATGTCGCAGACCGACTGCGCAGGATCATACAGATCGTCCAGCACCACGGCCTCATTCTCAAAAGCACTGGGATTGAAGAAGCGGTAGAACTCCTGGAAGTGGTCCATGTTCGTCATGGGCACCACCACCCCGCCCAGGGGCGTGAGCTGGCCACGCAGGGCCGCTTCCAGTTCGGCCTGCTCCCGCGTGGCGGCCTGCAGCACCTCCTCATAATAGGCACGACCCGCCCCGCCGACCTTGCCGGCGATCTTGGAAGAGAAATAGAAATTCAGGTGCTCACGGCGGAGTTGGCGCGACTTGATCTTTTTGTCGTACCGGCTGTAGCGCTCCTCACGCGCCTTGATGGACCAGTTGTCTCCACCGAGACGCTCGGTTTCCTCCTTGTACCGCTCAATTTCATGGCGGTAGTCGCTGTCTACGCTCCAGGTCACCTGGAGGCGGAGATCCGGATGCACCAGGCGCAACAAGATACGCAGGTTGTCCTCCAGCGACATCAGCCACTCCGGGTCGGTATTTTCCGTGTCCGGCAGTTCTACGGAGTATCCACGGCCGATGGCGCCGCCCTTCTGCAGCCCCCGGTAGATCACGAGGTTGCGGTCTAAATACGCGTCAATGATCTTTGCCATCGATGCTGGTCTTCCTGGTCGGCGCTTTGATGTTTTCCAGCCAGGGGAGCTTCATCGCCTCCACCTGTTTGGGAGAGAAATAATTGAGTCGGGTCAGCTTGATGATAAGCCACTCAGCCAGCTCAATATCATAAGAGACGGGCTTCCCCTGCTTCAAGCCAAAAACATAGGCAGAGACCACCACCACAGGCAGGCTCATGATGAGCAAATTTGCCCACATGGGGTAGTTCAGATTGTCCACCCCCTGGGATAGAATCAAAGACAGGCCCACAGCACCAAGCAGCAGGAGAACATTGTTCCCCTGAAAGCCGGCAAAACCCTGGCTGACCTCGCGGCCTTCGTTGGTTTCGTAATAGCGGACCTTGGCCTCTTCTTCCATGCAGCTCTAGAGAAAGTAACGGTGACTGACAAGCACCCTCAAGCAGAGTCCGCGCCATGAACGGAAGCGGACTCTGCGGGGCGAACCACCTTCACCCTGGACGGGATCAAGAGTTCAGGTCGATGTCTTCGAGACCTTCTTGTCCGGAGCTGCCGAACATGGCCTTCACGATGAGGAAGGCGAGACCGCCAACCAGGGCACCGACGAGGCCGTAAATCATGCGCTCAGTCTGACCCATCATGAACATCACGGCCGCGAAAAGGAGACCGCCGAATGCCAGCACCAGGCCGACAAGGTTCAGAATGCCCAGCGCGCCGCCCATGTTCTGCTTAAGCTCATCTGCTGAGCTGCTGGCCGCGAGGAAGGGCGAGGTAACGGACAGCAACTTGAACCCAATTTGGGAAACATTCGTTGCCTGGACTGCGAGGGTGACTGCAAGAGTGGTTGACATGGGTTTGGGATTTCAGGTTGTTCGATTGGTCGATTGCGTCTTTTCGTTGGGGAGGGGCGGATTTGCAAATCTTCGCCCGCAACGAAGATTTCGGAATGGAGCACGTTGAGTTACGAAAATACACGAGAATTTTTTTGGATTCACGATTCCCTACAATTAAGTAAGGTTTGAGGAGCAGGGAGACCCCTACCTCTGGCGTCGCACTCTCCACCCGCCCCACCCCATTCCATCCGAGCGTCCCTGCCGTCCATGAGCCAGCCTGCCCAACCCGGTCAACCAAAGAAAAAAAAGTGGAAGTGGCTCCGGGTGACGGGCTGGATCGTCGGCATCATCCTTCTGATACAGGTCATCGCTTATATCGTCGTCGGTCGTCTTGCCTCACAACATCCCGGTGGAAAAGAGGGCTTCCAGCAGGAGATGGAGGCGAAAATCCAGATTTTGAACCTGAAGTTTCTGCTTGGCGTTCACCAGCGCTCCAAGGGACGCTATCCCACGGAGAAGGAAGGTTTGGCCGCCATCTTCTCCGACAAGTACAAGTCGAAGGACAAGACCGACGTCGGTGAGCCCGATGCGATCCGGGAAAAGCTCCTCGACCCATGGAAGCGCAGGTACCAGTATCGCTTCCCCGGGATCCACAACAAGAAGGATGGCGGCTACGATCTCTTCTCCCTCGGAGCAGATGGTATTGAGGACACGGAAGACGACGTCAAGAACTGGTGACGACTGCCCGGTCCAGCCGAGAGAAGCCTTGCGCATGCCACAAAAAACTCCCATGATGCCCCACGCACCTGCCCGCCGGCCCAGGTCTGGCCACGTCTTGTGTGCGGCTGGTTCCTGAAGCGCCCCGCCAATGGGAGTCCCCGTCATTTATCTCAGCGCCGCGCCTACTGATTTGCGCACCCACCGCGCCCGGGCGGAGAAAATTCTGACCAGCGCGGGCCTCAAGGTCGTGATGTTGGAGGCCGGCCGGTCCCAGGACTGGAGCCAGATCCGCAAGAGCCTGCGCCAGGAACTTCGCAACTGCACGGCAGTCGTCCACTTCGCCGGTCTCTGCTACGGCTCCGAACCCTCCGACAGCCCGCCAGGAGCTCCACGCCGTTCCCATGCGCAGATGGAGTTTCACATCGCGCGGGACCTCCGACTCCCCATTTATACCTTCCTGCTGCCGGAGAGATTTCCTTTTGACGCCCACTCTCCG
Protein-coding regions in this window:
- a CDS encoding type II secretion system protein GspG, yielding MSQPAQPGQPKKKKWKWLRVTGWIVGIILLIQVIAYIVVGRLASQHPGGKEGFQQEMEAKIQILNLKFLLGVHQRSKGRYPTEKEGLAAIFSDKYKSKDKTDVGEPDAIREKLLDPWKRRYQYRFPGIHNKKDGGYDLFSLGADGIEDTEDDVKNW